One Carassius carassius chromosome 20, fCarCar2.1, whole genome shotgun sequence DNA segment encodes these proteins:
- the LOC132096574 gene encoding M-phase-specific PLK1-interacting protein-like: MQRPQFRQPRQGSGPRSAGFRSPPPAFDRTGSMFPSPPWAFSTPPPPFGPRFGQRSPNNVTPPREFGGNRGGGGKYFNGQSPAHTPRRSSPSPRGAPFGRSPYESPRRHSGYQGSPRTSTPFGSAYGRERGTNDMEKYYKSSMLQDPWANLQPISVTQTHSKCNSKQTNTSRQGRYYN; this comes from the exons ATGCAAAGACCACAGTTTCGCCAACCCCGCCAGGGCTCTGGTCCGCGGTCCGCAGGCTTCCGCAGCCCGCCTCCAGCCTTCGATAGGACAGGGAGTATGTTTCCATCGCCTCCGTGGGCATTTTCAACCCCACCGCCGCCGTTTGGACCTAGATTTGGACAGCGTTCTCCAAATAACGTTACACCACCGAGAGAGTTTGGCGGTAACAGAGGCGGCGGTGGGAAGTATTTTAACGGTCAATCTCCGGCGCACACCCCGCGCAGATCGAGCCCTAGTCCCCGCGGCGCACCGTTCGGACGCTCGCCGTATGAGAGTCCCAGACGACACTCTGGATATCAG GGTTCACCACGGACATCCACTCCGTTTGGGTCAGCGTATGGCAGGGAGAGGGGGACAAATGATATGGAAAAATATTACAAATCATCCATGCTCCAAGATCCCTGGGCTAACCTACAGCCCATCTCAGTTACACAAACTCATTCTAAATGCAACTCCAAACAAACCAATACAA